Proteins found in one Mycteria americana isolate JAX WOST 10 ecotype Jacksonville Zoo and Gardens chromosome 8, USCA_MyAme_1.0, whole genome shotgun sequence genomic segment:
- the SPIRE2 gene encoding protein spire homolog 2 isoform X2: MARAGGGAPRELSLEEVLKCYEQPLNEEQAWALCFQGCRAAAAAAPAAPLRTADIRLRGDGSVVLPAPPPELPPLLTPSAEAQMVQSLGFAIYRALDWGLDENEERELSPRLEQLIDLMTNSDSEDSGCGTADEGYGGQEEEEEGGEGPPRAVRTFGQAMRCCAARLADPAEAQAHYQAVCRALFAETVELKAFLAKIRDAKEMLQKLKEDEEAEERPAAELGSLRNTDWARLWVQLMRELRHGVKLKKVQEKQFNPLPTEYQLTPFEMLMQDIRARNYKLRKVMVDGDIPPRVKKDAHELILDFIRSRPPLKHASERRLRPLPQKQRTLHEKILEEIRQERKLRPVEKPYRGQKGYSSLPCIPHACSGRLASSSCLELSRSPASTAPVRPRPRVLLKAPTLAEMEEMNISEEEDSPGTDVPLKRDRSFSEQDLAQLQSQLGGSQPAPREPEPLQPEPRPRSGVQPPRGEPGPHGGGDDQRAQGAGEGRDGEVPAEQGAVQQPAEGEGLLLLQGQVPPLLLARGVPLLQAVRLQLLQPEDEDAFQEAGSHPRLRAGLREPPGLAAGQSPATAEERDLPLALGHVLAPGGRGVPPHLRPRLRPARRLQRLRRLRHRRHLLQPPQRGRPQRRAAPRQGPLPLR; encoded by the exons atggcgcgggcgggcggcggggccccgcgggagcTGTCCCTGGAGGAGGTGCTGAAGTGCTACGAGCAGCCGCTGAACGAGGAGCAGGCCTGGGCGCTCTGCTTCCAGggctgccgcgccgccgccgccgccgcccccgccgcgccgctccgcaccGCCGACATCCGCCTCCGCGGCGACGGCAGCGTCGTCCTCCCCGCACCGCCGCCCG agCTGCCCCCGCTGCTGACGCCCTCCGCCGAAGCCCAG ATGGTGCAGTCGTTGGGCTTCGCCATCTACCGGGCGCTGGACTGGGGGCTGGATGAGAACGAGGAGCGGGAGCTGAGCCCGCGGCTGGAGCAGCTCATCGACCTGATGACCAACAGCGACTCGGAGGACAGCGGCTGCGGCACGGCCGACGAGGGctatggggggcaggaggaggaggaggaggggggcgaggggccgcCGCGCGCCGTGCGCACCTTCGGGCAGGCCATGCGGTGCTGTGCCGCCCGCCTGGCCGACCCCGCCGAGGCCCAGGCGCACTACCAGGCCGTCTGCCGGGCGCTCTTCGCCGAGACCGTGGAGCTGAAAGCCTTCCTCGCCAAGATCCGTGACGCCAAGGAG ATGCTGCAGAAGCTGAAGGAGGACGAGGAGGCGGAGGAGCGGCCGGCAGCGGAGCTGGGCAGCCTGCGCAACACCGACTGG GCCCGGCTGTGGGTGCAGCTGATGCGGGAGCTGCGGCACGGCGTGAAGCTGAAGAAGGTGCAGGAGAAGCAGTTCAACCCCCTGCCCACCGAGTACCAGCTCACCCCCTTCGAGATGCTCATGCAGGACATCCGCGCCCGCAACTACAAACTCCGCAAGGTCATG GTGGACGGAGACATCCCCCCTCGGGTGAAGAAGGACGCCCACGAGCTCATCCTCGACTTCatccgctcccggcccccgctGAAGCAC GCGTCAGAGCGGCGGCTGCGGCCCCTGCCCCAGAAGCAGAGGACGCTCCACGAGAAGATCCTGGAGGAGATCAGGCAGGAGAGGAAGCTTCGGCCCGTGGAGAAGCCGTACCGCGGCCAGAAAG GCTACAGCTCCCTGCCCTGCATCCCCCACGCCTGCTCGGGCCGCctggcctccagctcctgcctcgAGCTCTCCCGGTCCCCGGCGAGCACCGCGCCGGTACGCCCGCGGCCCCGCGTCCTGCTCAAGGCACCCACCCTGGCCGAGATGGAGGAGATGAACATCTCCGAG GAGGAGGACTCTCCGGGCACGGACGTGCCGCTGAAGCGGGACCGCTCTTTCTCGGAGCAGGACCTGGcgcagctgcagagccagctgggggGCAGCCAGCCTGCGCCCCGGGAGCCGGAGCCGCTGCagcccgagccccggccccgctcag GAGTTCAGCCACCCCGTGGAGAGCCTGGCCCTCACGGTGGAGGAGATGATCAACGTGCGCAGGGTGCTGGTGAAGGCCGAGATGGAGAAGTTCCTGCAGAGCAAGGAGCTGTACAGCAGCCTGCGGAAGGGGAAG gtctgctgctgctgcagggccaaGTTCCCCCTCTTCTCCTGGCCCGCGGCGTGCCTCTTCTGCAAGCG GTCCgtctgcagctcctgcagcctgaAG ATGAAGATGCCTTCCAAGAAGCTGGCTCACATCCCCGTCTACGCGCTGGGCTTCGAGAGCCTCCCGGGCTCGCTGCTGGCCAAAGCCCTGCCACTGCGGAGGAGAGAGACCTTCCA CTCGCTCTCGGGCACGTGCTGGCGCCGGGTGGAAGAGGAGTTCCCCCACATCTACGCCCAAGGCTCCGTCCTGCGCGACGTCTGCAGCGACTGCGCCGGCTTCGTCACCGACGTCATCTGCTCCAGCCGCCGCAGCGTGGCCGTCCTCaacgccgcgccgcgccgcgccaaGGCCCGCTCCCTCTACGGTGA
- the SPIRE2 gene encoding protein spire homolog 2 isoform X1 codes for MARAGGGAPRELSLEEVLKCYEQPLNEEQAWALCFQGCRAAAAAAPAAPLRTADIRLRGDGSVVLPAPPPELPPLLTPSAEAQMVQSLGFAIYRALDWGLDENEERELSPRLEQLIDLMTNSDSEDSGCGTADEGYGGQEEEEEGGEGPPRAVRTFGQAMRCCAARLADPAEAQAHYQAVCRALFAETVELKAFLAKIRDAKEMLQKLKEDEEAEERPAAELGSLRNTDWARLWVQLMRELRHGVKLKKVQEKQFNPLPTEYQLTPFEMLMQDIRARNYKLRKVMVDGDIPPRVKKDAHELILDFIRSRPPLKHASERRLRPLPQKQRTLHEKILEEIRQERKLRPVEKPYRGQKGYSSLPCIPHACSGRLASSSCLELSRSPASTAPVRPRPRVLLKAPTLAEMEEMNISEEEDSPGTDVPLKRDRSFSEQDLAQLQSQLGGSQPAPREPEPLQPEPRPRSGSVPASCQTLPDGSAPPRAALSAVEERPEDGSGAGPSASSKHLWLEFSHPVESLALTVEEMINVRRVLVKAEMEKFLQSKELYSSLRKGKVCCCCRAKFPLFSWPAACLFCKRSVCSSCSLKMKMPSKKLAHIPVYALGFESLPGSLLAKALPLRRRETFHSLSGTCWRRVEEEFPHIYAQGSVLRDVCSDCAGFVTDVICSSRRSVAVLNAAPRRAKARSLYGDSWHK; via the exons atggcgcgggcgggcggcggggccccgcgggagcTGTCCCTGGAGGAGGTGCTGAAGTGCTACGAGCAGCCGCTGAACGAGGAGCAGGCCTGGGCGCTCTGCTTCCAGggctgccgcgccgccgccgccgccgcccccgccgcgccgctccgcaccGCCGACATCCGCCTCCGCGGCGACGGCAGCGTCGTCCTCCCCGCACCGCCGCCCG agCTGCCCCCGCTGCTGACGCCCTCCGCCGAAGCCCAG ATGGTGCAGTCGTTGGGCTTCGCCATCTACCGGGCGCTGGACTGGGGGCTGGATGAGAACGAGGAGCGGGAGCTGAGCCCGCGGCTGGAGCAGCTCATCGACCTGATGACCAACAGCGACTCGGAGGACAGCGGCTGCGGCACGGCCGACGAGGGctatggggggcaggaggaggaggaggaggggggcgaggggccgcCGCGCGCCGTGCGCACCTTCGGGCAGGCCATGCGGTGCTGTGCCGCCCGCCTGGCCGACCCCGCCGAGGCCCAGGCGCACTACCAGGCCGTCTGCCGGGCGCTCTTCGCCGAGACCGTGGAGCTGAAAGCCTTCCTCGCCAAGATCCGTGACGCCAAGGAG ATGCTGCAGAAGCTGAAGGAGGACGAGGAGGCGGAGGAGCGGCCGGCAGCGGAGCTGGGCAGCCTGCGCAACACCGACTGG GCCCGGCTGTGGGTGCAGCTGATGCGGGAGCTGCGGCACGGCGTGAAGCTGAAGAAGGTGCAGGAGAAGCAGTTCAACCCCCTGCCCACCGAGTACCAGCTCACCCCCTTCGAGATGCTCATGCAGGACATCCGCGCCCGCAACTACAAACTCCGCAAGGTCATG GTGGACGGAGACATCCCCCCTCGGGTGAAGAAGGACGCCCACGAGCTCATCCTCGACTTCatccgctcccggcccccgctGAAGCAC GCGTCAGAGCGGCGGCTGCGGCCCCTGCCCCAGAAGCAGAGGACGCTCCACGAGAAGATCCTGGAGGAGATCAGGCAGGAGAGGAAGCTTCGGCCCGTGGAGAAGCCGTACCGCGGCCAGAAAG GCTACAGCTCCCTGCCCTGCATCCCCCACGCCTGCTCGGGCCGCctggcctccagctcctgcctcgAGCTCTCCCGGTCCCCGGCGAGCACCGCGCCGGTACGCCCGCGGCCCCGCGTCCTGCTCAAGGCACCCACCCTGGCCGAGATGGAGGAGATGAACATCTCCGAG GAGGAGGACTCTCCGGGCACGGACGTGCCGCTGAAGCGGGACCGCTCTTTCTCGGAGCAGGACCTGGcgcagctgcagagccagctgggggGCAGCCAGCCTGCGCCCCGGGAGCCGGAGCCGCTGCagcccgagccccggccccgctcag GCTCCGTCCCCGCCAGCTGCCAGACGCTGCCGGACGGCTCGGCACCGCCCCGGGCCGCCCTCAGCGCCGTGGAGGAGAGGCCAGAGGACGGATCCGGCGCTGGCCCCAGCGCCAGCTCCAAGCACCTCTGGCTG GAGTTCAGCCACCCCGTGGAGAGCCTGGCCCTCACGGTGGAGGAGATGATCAACGTGCGCAGGGTGCTGGTGAAGGCCGAGATGGAGAAGTTCCTGCAGAGCAAGGAGCTGTACAGCAGCCTGCGGAAGGGGAAG gtctgctgctgctgcagggccaaGTTCCCCCTCTTCTCCTGGCCCGCGGCGTGCCTCTTCTGCAAGCG GTCCgtctgcagctcctgcagcctgaAG ATGAAGATGCCTTCCAAGAAGCTGGCTCACATCCCCGTCTACGCGCTGGGCTTCGAGAGCCTCCCGGGCTCGCTGCTGGCCAAAGCCCTGCCACTGCGGAGGAGAGAGACCTTCCA CTCGCTCTCGGGCACGTGCTGGCGCCGGGTGGAAGAGGAGTTCCCCCACATCTACGCCCAAGGCTCCGTCCTGCGCGACGTCTGCAGCGACTGCGCCGGCTTCGTCACCGACGTCATCTGCTCCAGCCGCCGCAGCGTGGCCGTCCTCaacgccgcgccgcgccgcgccaaGGCCCGCTCCCTCTACGGTGACTCCTGGCACAAGTGA